CCACTGTCTCTGCCTTTTTTTATTTCTAATAATAAATTTATCGCAAAACAAAAACAGGTAAATTTTCAGCTATTCTTTATTTTTAAGTGGCGTTGGGTAAACACAAGTGATTTTTCGCCGTGAACGCGTTCGCGGTTGCAGGCGTGCAGAGCAAGGCTACGCAAATTCTCTTGTTAAATTTCTTTTGCCTGCAACACAATCCGACAAATACAAATTTATGAGGTTGCCGTATGACATACCCATATTTGCCGCATGATTTTTGAAATATTCTATCGTATCCGTATCAACCTTGATATTCACGGATTTTCGCAATTTGCGAGCATACGGATTTGACATTGCCGCAGAAA
This Chitinivibrionia bacterium DNA region includes the following protein-coding sequences:
- a CDS encoding BrnA antitoxin family protein; translated protein: MRSEYDFSAAMSNPYARKLRKSVNIKVDTDTIEYFKNHAANMGMSYGNLINLYLSDCVAGKRNLTREFA